From the genome of Scytonema hofmannii PCC 7110, one region includes:
- a CDS encoding cobalamin-binding protein, which produces MADDGVRIVSLIPGGTEILAVLGLTDAIVGRSHECDYPPEIKDRPACTQARMNTNASSNEIHDKVNNLLQSALSIYQIKIDLLEKLQPTHIVTQDQCDVCAVSLKDVEEAVATLTNIAPQIVSLRPNVLQDVWVDIERIGKVFGIDSRPILENLEARVKIVEQKTQGLSQTEHLPTVACIEWTDPLMVAANWIPELVTLAGGQPLFSVAGQPSPPLSWDALIASNPDIVIFMPCGFDLDRTRQESQLVCKHPEWEKLHAVQSGRVYITDGNSYFNRPGPRLVDSLEILAEVLHPEIFQYGYKGQAWELV; this is translated from the coding sequence ATGGCGGATGATGGCGTAAGAATTGTCTCCCTAATTCCTGGGGGCACGGAAATCTTGGCGGTACTGGGGTTAACTGATGCAATTGTGGGTCGATCTCATGAATGTGACTATCCTCCAGAAATTAAAGATCGCCCTGCTTGTACGCAAGCGCGTATGAACACCAATGCCTCTAGCAATGAAATTCATGATAAAGTCAATAATTTGTTACAATCTGCCCTTAGTATTTATCAAATTAAAATAGATCTTTTGGAAAAGTTACAGCCTACTCACATTGTTACACAAGACCAATGTGATGTCTGTGCTGTTAGCTTAAAAGATGTAGAAGAAGCAGTTGCGACTCTTACCAATATCGCGCCCCAGATCGTTTCTTTACGACCAAATGTTCTTCAAGATGTTTGGGTAGACATTGAGAGAATAGGCAAAGTTTTTGGCATAGACTCCCGACCTATACTAGAAAACTTAGAAGCTCGGGTAAAGATAGTAGAGCAAAAAACACAAGGTTTGTCCCAAACAGAACATTTGCCAACAGTTGCTTGTATTGAATGGACTGACCCTTTAATGGTGGCTGCTAATTGGATTCCTGAATTGGTTACGTTAGCCGGAGGACAACCTCTTTTTAGCGTTGCAGGCCAACCTTCTCCTCCTTTGTCTTGGGATGCGCTTATTGCCAGCAATCCAGATATCGTTATTTTTATGCCCTGCGGCTTTGATTTAGATCGAACCCGTCAGGAATCCCAGTTGGTATGCAAGCACCCAGAATGGGAAAAACTCCATGCTGTTCAAAGTGGCAGAGTCTATATTACTGATGGGAATTCTTACTTTAATCGTCCGGGACCGCGATTGGTGGATTCATTAGAAATATTGGCAGAAGTTTTGCATCCAGAAATTTTCCAGTATGGCTATAAAGGACAAGCTTGGGAGCTTGTATGA
- a CDS encoding protealysin inhibitor emfourin: protein MRVSCERMGGFAGITKKKTVDTANLSQDKAKQLPQLVEAANFFNLPAQITASPTQPDRFQYKLTVEDNGKKHTVTISEAALPGTLRPLIEWLEQG from the coding sequence ATGCGAGTATCGTGTGAAAGAATGGGTGGTTTTGCTGGAATCACTAAGAAAAAAACTGTTGACACAGCCAACCTTTCTCAAGACAAAGCAAAGCAACTCCCTCAATTAGTAGAAGCAGCCAATTTCTTCAATTTACCAGCACAAATAACAGCCTCCCCCACTCAACCCGACCGCTTTCAATATAAATTAACAGTAGAAGATAATGGAAAAAAACACACTGTTACTATTAGTGAAGCAGCGCTACCAGGTACATTAAGACCGCTTATTGAATGGCTTGAACAAGGATGA
- a CDS encoding M4 family metallopeptidase has translation MNARCSILCIVPPHMLENLVVNGNSQQREWAFRTLNVSAQFRGRRNVVGAVNFAVSPGQKRRTVFDAKNSEDLPGQLVRSEGDPPSKDPAVNEAYDAAGATYDLFYQVYERNSIDDKGLRLDSTVHYSVNYDNAFWNGDQMVYGDGDGEIFHRFTKAIDVIAHELTHGVTQHEANLKYYGEAGALNESFSDVFGILVKQRVQNQTAEQSNWLIGEGLFTSSVKGVAIRSMKAPGTAYDDPIMGKDPQPGSVKDIYTSSDDNGGVHINSGIPNHAFYLAATEIGGYAWEKAGKIWYVTLRDRLRSGANFKRAANVTVQVAGELYGQASKEQKAVQNAWQKVGVF, from the coding sequence ATGAACGCTAGGTGTTCGATCTTGTGTATCGTTCCACCTCATATGCTGGAAAACCTGGTAGTCAATGGCAATTCCCAACAACGTGAATGGGCATTTCGCACATTAAATGTTTCAGCGCAATTTCGCGGACGGCGAAACGTTGTAGGTGCTGTCAATTTTGCCGTCTCTCCGGGTCAAAAGCGCCGAACTGTCTTCGATGCTAAAAATAGTGAAGATCTCCCCGGTCAACTTGTACGTTCTGAAGGCGATCCTCCCAGCAAAGACCCAGCAGTTAATGAAGCCTATGATGCGGCAGGCGCAACCTATGACTTATTTTATCAGGTGTATGAGCGAAATTCTATTGATGATAAGGGACTGCGTTTGGACTCTACCGTGCATTATAGTGTGAATTATGATAACGCTTTTTGGAACGGTGACCAAATGGTCTACGGCGATGGCGATGGAGAAATTTTTCACCGCTTTACCAAAGCCATTGATGTCATCGCACACGAATTGACTCATGGTGTCACCCAGCATGAAGCAAATCTAAAATACTATGGAGAAGCGGGAGCACTGAATGAATCATTTTCTGATGTTTTTGGTATTTTGGTAAAACAACGAGTTCAAAATCAGACCGCCGAACAGTCCAATTGGCTGATTGGGGAAGGCTTATTTACCTCAAGCGTTAAGGGTGTGGCTATTCGTTCTATGAAAGCACCAGGAACTGCTTATGACGATCCTATCATGGGCAAAGACCCCCAACCAGGTTCTGTTAAAGATATCTACACGAGTAGTGATGACAATGGAGGAGTTCATATAAACTCAGGAATTCCCAACCATGCTTTTTATTTAGCAGCAACAGAAATTGGTGGCTATGCTTGGGAGAAAGCCGGTAAGATATGGTATGTAACTTTACGCGATCGCTTGCGTTCCGGAGCCAATTTTAAACGTGCTGCAAACGTGACCGTTCAAGTCGCCGGAGAACTCTACGGTCAAGCAAGTAAAGAGCAAAAAGCGGTGCAGAATGCGTGGCAAAAGGTAGGCGTTTTCTAA
- a CDS encoding GNAT family N-acetyltransferase → MSWIVSPLNCTGHTRSSLKKILFNCGSDEGDIQLNNYLKQYAWINHESGLSKTFVAHSSEDSKNIVGYYSSSMSNIEPSGLPDNLKNTLPAYPIPVMLIGKLAVDQQHQSLGVGKRLLKHAIETVLLISDYIGVYAIRIDSKNEKAKKYYVEKRGFLSLQDSLTVILPLSVLKKLNLAIKKEDPT, encoded by the coding sequence GTGTCTTGGATCGTTAGTCCCTTAAATTGTACTGGACATACTCGTAGCAGCTTAAAAAAAATATTATTTAACTGCGGGTCAGACGAAGGAGATATCCAGCTTAATAACTACTTAAAGCAATATGCTTGGATTAATCATGAAAGTGGATTAAGTAAAACCTTTGTTGCACATTCCTCTGAAGACAGTAAAAATATAGTTGGTTACTACTCTTCAAGTATGAGCAACATTGAACCATCAGGGTTACCCGATAACTTAAAAAATACTCTTCCTGCTTATCCTATTCCTGTTATGCTAATTGGGAAGCTGGCTGTAGACCAACAACACCAGTCTTTAGGTGTTGGAAAGAGACTTTTAAAACACGCTATTGAAACTGTTTTGCTGATTTCTGACTATATTGGTGTTTATGCAATTAGGATAGATTCAAAAAACGAAAAAGCGAAAAAATATTATGTAGAAAAAAGAGGTTTTTTATCTCTTCAAGATAGTTTAACCGTAATCCTACCACTATCAGTCCTTAAAAAACTTAATTTAGCAATAAAAAAAGAAGATCCGACTTGA
- a CDS encoding NB-ARC domain-containing protein: MTIEEALVIIDTALHPESLSDLQELILRHSWEGKSYPEIGEICGYDPNYVKDTGSKLWKLLSKSLGEEISKSNFRTVLRRRATAEDKAIQVQNRQEEIISPSLPPPLPPSSYPPLPTPHSLLPKQDWGDAVDVPIFLGRTQEINTLQQWIVEENCRLIALLGMGGIGKTALSIKFAEHIQNEFEYVVWRSLRNAPPVEDMLLSLLQFLSNQQATEANLPKDTNGRISRLIDYLRSSRCLLVLDNAETIMGGGNRAGQYLEGYEGYGDLFRRIGEARHKSCLLLTSREKPKEFVVLEGEILPVRSLPITGLTETDVREILRVKGQFSGSDNEWQLLISHYAGNPLALKIVAGGIQDLFDGSISNYLEILNQGTVIFDDIRDLLKLDFCRLLDLEKEVMYWLAIEREPVSILELREHILSPEAKQKIPETLRGLGQRSLIEKTANGFTQQPVVMDYITERLIDESYQGIVSGEIKIFQNHSLLNAQVKDYIREAQIRLIVKPLIDKLLAASNQTNLENRIKQILEKEQQKTPPEPGYVAGNILNILSQLKVDLTGYDFSHLTVWQAYLQDTSLQKVNFAGADLTKSVFAETLSSITSVAFSSDGELLATCDVNCEVRLWEIKDVQIRYIASLQGHTNWVHSVTFSPVSSSKPEGMIASGSEDQTVRIWDISTGECIHVLQGHTSRVWSVAFSPILMDSTLGGIVASGGDDRTIKLWDVATGRCLKTLQEHTGGVSSVAFHPRGNLLASGSGDGTIRFWDVTEGQCVKILEGHTGGVSSVAFSPDGSLLASGSEDRTVRLWDIKESRCIKTLQGHTGLVWSVAFSPNGSLLASGSEDHTVRLWDIPEGNCIRVLHGHTNRIWSVAFNPIFQNGLGSILVSGSKDQTVRLWNVSNGSCLRTIRGYTNWIGWIAFSPDGKFLTSANEDRTVRLWNVADGKCQAVLKGHTHQVWSVAFNPDGKILASGSEDRTIRLWNVDDSRCIHVLSGHTSRVWSVAFSLDGKTLASGGGDCTIKLWDVNSGKCRKTLNEHTSLVWSVAFCPAPISASYKDGILASGSGDRTIKLWDINTGECIKTLEGHKSWVFSVAFSSDGKMLASSGADGTIRLWNISEGTCVKVLQTDTKLILQLAFIPETGRQNLPPLLACGSDDRKIRIWDVSQGKCIKVLQGHTAWIWSVAFSPDGKILASGSQDETIKLWDMNTDENIKTLVSEKPYQGMNITDIKGLTQANIATLKSLGAVEFGMDEKGKNLL; the protein is encoded by the coding sequence ATGACTATCGAAGAAGCATTAGTTATTATAGATACAGCGCTGCATCCAGAGTCTTTAAGTGACTTGCAAGAATTAATATTACGTCATTCCTGGGAAGGCAAGAGTTATCCTGAAATAGGAGAAATCTGTGGTTATGACCCTAACTATGTAAAAGACACAGGGTCAAAGTTATGGAAATTACTTTCCAAAAGCTTAGGTGAAGAAATATCCAAAAGCAATTTCCGGACAGTTCTCAGACGGCGTGCTACAGCAGAAGACAAGGCGATACAGGTACAAAATAGACAAGAAGAAATTATCTCCCCCTCCCTCCCTCCCCCCCTCCCCCCCTCCTCTTACCCCCCACTCCCTACTCCCCACTCCCTACTCCCTAAACAAGATTGGGGTGATGCGGTTGATGTCCCCATTTTTCTGGGGCGCACACAGGAAATCAATACGCTTCAGCAATGGATAGTAGAAGAAAACTGTCGTTTAATTGCATTGTTGGGGATGGGGGGTATCGGTAAAACAGCACTGTCTATCAAATTTGCAGAACACATTCAAAATGAGTTTGAATATGTTGTTTGGCGAAGCCTCCGGAATGCTCCACCTGTAGAAGATATGTTGCTCAGCTTACTGCAATTTTTATCTAATCAACAGGCAACAGAAGCAAATTTACCAAAAGATACAAATGGCAGAATTTCTCGATTAATAGACTATTTACGTTCCTCGCGTTGTTTGCTCGTTTTAGATAATGCTGAAACAATTATGGGTGGAGGTAATCGTGCAGGACAGTATTTAGAAGGATATGAAGGTTACGGCGATTTGTTCCGGCGTATAGGAGAAGCTCGCCATAAAAGCTGCTTGTTGTTAACAAGTCGTGAAAAACCCAAGGAATTTGTTGTGCTAGAAGGGGAAATACTTCCGGTTCGCTCATTACCAATTACTGGTTTAACGGAAACAGATGTTAGAGAAATATTAAGAGTGAAAGGTCAGTTTTCTGGTTCCGATAATGAATGGCAATTGCTGATTTCTCACTATGCGGGCAATCCTCTAGCACTGAAAATAGTGGCGGGAGGAATTCAAGATTTATTTGATGGCAGTATTTCTAATTATCTAGAGATTTTAAATCAAGGAACTGTGATTTTTGATGATATACGCGACTTGTTAAAACTCGATTTTTGTCGCCTGCTAGATTTAGAAAAAGAGGTGATGTACTGGTTGGCAATTGAGCGAGAACCCGTTTCTATATTAGAGTTAAGAGAACATATTCTTTCCCCAGAAGCCAAGCAAAAAATACCGGAAACTTTGAGAGGTTTGGGTCAGCGATCGCTTATTGAAAAAACAGCGAATGGTTTTACGCAACAGCCTGTAGTCATGGACTATATTACAGAGCGGTTGATTGACGAATCTTATCAAGGGATAGTGAGTGGAGAAATAAAAATTTTTCAGAATCATTCGCTGTTAAATGCCCAAGTAAAAGACTATATCAGAGAAGCTCAGATTCGTCTGATTGTCAAACCTCTGATTGACAAGCTTCTGGCTGCTAGCAATCAAACTAACTTGGAAAATAGAATAAAGCAAATTCTGGAAAAAGAGCAACAAAAGACACCTCCAGAACCTGGATATGTAGCAGGTAATATTCTCAATATTTTGTCTCAATTAAAAGTTGATTTAACTGGCTATGATTTTTCTCATTTAACTGTATGGCAAGCTTATTTACAAGATACTTCCTTGCAAAAAGTCAATTTTGCTGGTGCAGACCTGACAAAATCAGTTTTTGCAGAAACGTTAAGTAGTATAACTTCAGTTGCTTTTAGTTCAGATGGTGAATTGCTAGCGACATGTGACGTGAATTGTGAAGTGCGCTTGTGGGAAATTAAAGATGTTCAAATAAGATACATAGCATCTTTACAAGGGCATACAAACTGGGTGCATTCTGTGACATTTAGTCCTGTTTCTTCTAGCAAGCCTGAAGGGATGATAGCGAGTGGAAGCGAAGACCAAACTGTTCGTATTTGGGATATCAGCACCGGTGAATGCATCCACGTACTGCAAGGACACACAAGCAGGGTTTGGTCAGTGGCTTTTAGTCCAATTCTAATGGATTCTACACTAGGTGGGATTGTTGCTAGTGGTGGCGATGACCGCACTATTAAACTCTGGGATGTTGCCACAGGAAGATGTCTGAAAACTTTGCAAGAACATACTGGAGGAGTGAGTTCAGTTGCTTTCCATCCTCGAGGAAATTTACTTGCTAGTGGTAGTGGAGATGGTACAATCCGTTTTTGGGATGTCACCGAGGGTCAGTGTGTAAAAATCTTGGAGGGACACACGGGTGGCGTCAGTTCGGTTGCCTTTAGCCCTGATGGAAGTTTACTTGCAAGTGGAAGTGAAGACCGGACAGTTCGTTTGTGGGATATAAAAGAGTCACGCTGTATAAAAACTTTACAAGGACACACGGGTTTAGTTTGGTCAGTTGCTTTTAGCCCTAATGGAAGTTTACTGGCAAGTGGGAGTGAAGACCATACTGTACGTTTGTGGGATATTCCTGAGGGGAATTGCATTAGGGTTTTACACGGACATACCAACCGCATTTGGTCAGTGGCTTTTAATCCCATTTTTCAAAATGGGCTTGGTAGCATTTTAGTGAGTGGTAGCAAAGACCAAACTGTGAGACTGTGGAATGTCTCTAACGGCAGTTGCTTGAGAACTATACGCGGATACACCAATTGGATAGGATGGATTGCCTTTAGTCCTGATGGCAAGTTCCTGACTAGTGCAAATGAAGATCGAACAGTCAGGCTGTGGAATGTTGCTGATGGCAAATGTCAAGCGGTTCTTAAAGGACATACCCATCAGGTTTGGTCTGTGGCGTTCAATCCTGATGGAAAAATCTTAGCGAGTGGAAGTGAAGATCGTACAATCCGTCTGTGGAATGTGGATGATAGCCGATGCATTCATGTTTTATCAGGGCATACCAGTCGTGTTTGGTCGGTTGCTTTTAGTTTGGATGGTAAAACTTTAGCCAGTGGTGGTGGAGATTGCACAATTAAGCTTTGGGATGTAAACAGTGGTAAGTGCAGGAAAACACTAAACGAACACACGAGTTTGGTTTGGTCAGTGGCTTTTTGTCCTGCTCCTATCAGCGCTTCATATAAAGATGGAATATTGGCAAGTGGGAGTGGCGATCGCACTATTAAATTATGGGATATTAACACTGGTGAGTGTATAAAAACTTTAGAAGGGCATAAAAGTTGGGTATTTAGTGTTGCCTTTAGTTCTGACGGCAAGATGTTAGCGAGTTCTGGTGCTGATGGAACTATTAGGTTGTGGAATATTTCAGAAGGGACTTGTGTAAAAGTGTTACAAACCGATACCAAACTGATTTTGCAACTTGCTTTTATTCCGGAAACAGGAAGGCAAAACCTTCCACCATTACTAGCATGTGGTAGTGACGATCGCAAAATCCGTATTTGGGATGTTTCTCAGGGCAAATGTATTAAAGTTTTACAAGGGCATACTGCTTGGATTTGGTCAGTTGCATTTAGCCCAGATGGTAAAATTTTAGCCAGTGGCAGTCAGGATGAAACGATTAAGCTGTGGGACATGAACACGGATGAAAACATCAAAACTCTTGTGTCTGAAAAACCCTACCAAGGAATGAACATCACTGATATTAAGGGTTTAACTCAAGCAAATATTGCTACCTTAAAATCTTTGGGTGCAGTAGAATTTGGTATGGATGAAAAAGGGAAAAATTTATTATAA
- a CDS encoding NB-ARC domain-containing protein: MNTDKALILLDNLLKPKSLNSIQETVFRHAWEGMGYREMALNCGYDANYLKDVGSKLWKLLSEILEQEVTKSNVRAVLGRYARSLAMQTSLQTPQTQLKDVVVSPKLTSEAREPQNYKETLDRESNNSNLAVGETAIAHPRVDWGEAVDVVVFYGRNEELTELQKWIVDEDCRFVALLGMGGLGKTTLSVKLAEQLQQHFDYLIWRSLRNAPSIEEILVDLIQFFSQSQETEATLPKDINGKILRLLEYLRSSRCLLILDNVETILRGGDSLDKTDTIRVGNYLPGYEGYGELFKRVGEVRHKSCLLITSREKPKEFISLEGNGFPVRSWQLTGLQEAEARKVFRLKGEFSGSEEDWSTVIKHYAGNPLALKIVAAAIQEILDGDISKFLEFLKKELLVFDDLRDLLEHQFNRLSKAEKEIMYWLAIEREPVTLCELQKNIMSSLAKQKLPETLRALGQRSLIEKQGIFFTQKPDLMELVTHELIEHISEEIINQKFSLFHSHFLLKTQAKDHIKECQTQFLLALLTKKLIERLGSQANLENRLKDILENCGKSQSLEPSYAEGNIFNILRYLNKDLEDV, translated from the coding sequence ATGAATACTGACAAAGCCCTGATACTTTTAGACAATTTGCTCAAGCCAAAAAGCTTGAATTCCATTCAAGAAACTGTGTTTCGTCACGCCTGGGAAGGAATGGGCTATCGAGAGATGGCGCTTAATTGTGGCTATGATGCAAACTATTTAAAAGATGTCGGTTCCAAATTGTGGAAATTACTTTCTGAAATATTGGAACAGGAAGTGACAAAAAGTAATGTTCGTGCTGTTTTAGGAAGATACGCACGCAGTCTTGCCATGCAAACGTCTTTACAGACTCCTCAAACTCAATTAAAGGATGTAGTTGTTTCTCCTAAACTAACGTCTGAAGCAAGGGAGCCTCAAAATTACAAAGAGACTTTAGACAGGGAAAGTAACAACTCTAACTTAGCAGTTGGCGAAACAGCGATCGCACATCCGCGTGTCGATTGGGGAGAAGCAGTTGATGTTGTGGTTTTCTACGGACGTAATGAGGAACTAACAGAGTTACAAAAATGGATTGTTGATGAAGATTGCCGATTCGTTGCATTATTGGGAATGGGAGGGCTTGGCAAGACGACCTTATCTGTGAAGTTAGCAGAACAACTTCAGCAACACTTTGATTATCTTATCTGGCGTTCTTTACGCAATGCTCCCTCTATTGAAGAAATTCTCGTTGATTTAATTCAGTTCTTTTCTCAATCCCAAGAAACTGAGGCGACTTTACCAAAAGATATTAATGGTAAAATTTTACGTTTGTTAGAGTACTTGCGTTCTTCACGTTGTTTGCTCATTCTTGATAATGTAGAAACAATTTTACGTGGAGGAGATTCACTTGATAAGACTGACACCATACGCGTTGGCAACTATTTGCCTGGATACGAAGGCTATGGTGAACTTTTTAAACGAGTAGGGGAAGTACGTCATAAAAGTTGCTTGTTGATAACTAGTAGGGAGAAACCAAAAGAGTTTATTTCTTTAGAAGGGAATGGTTTTCCAGTTCGTTCCTGGCAATTAACAGGATTACAAGAAGCAGAGGCGCGGAAAGTGTTTCGACTGAAAGGTGAATTCTCTGGTTCAGAAGAAGATTGGAGTACTGTTATTAAACATTATGCTGGTAATCCCTTAGCGTTGAAAATAGTAGCTGCGGCAATTCAAGAAATACTTGATGGAGATATTTCTAAATTTCTAGAATTTTTAAAGAAGGAATTGTTAGTTTTTGACGATCTGCGCGATTTATTAGAGCATCAGTTTAACCGTTTGTCTAAAGCAGAAAAGGAAATCATGTACTGGTTGGCAATTGAGCGAGAACCAGTGACTTTATGTGAACTTCAGAAGAATATTATGTCATCGCTTGCCAAGCAAAAATTACCAGAAACTTTAAGAGCTTTAGGACAGCGATCGCTTATTGAAAAACAAGGTATATTTTTCACTCAAAAACCGGATTTAATGGAGTTAGTGACCCATGAATTGATTGAGCATATTTCCGAAGAAATAATAAACCAAAAATTTTCTCTTTTCCACAGTCATTTTTTGCTCAAAACACAGGCAAAAGACCATATCAAAGAATGTCAAACGCAATTTTTATTAGCACTGCTTACAAAGAAATTAATCGAACGGTTAGGAAGTCAAGCAAATTTAGAGAATCGACTCAAAGATATTCTTGAAAATTGCGGAAAAAGTCAAAGTTTGGAACCTAGTTATGCAGAAGGAAATATTTTCAATATACTTCGTTATTTAAATAAGGATTTAGAGGATGTTTGA
- a CDS encoding type II toxin-antitoxin system VapC family toxin produces MSETVYLETSILGYLTARATRNLILAANIEVTKEWWESRRSSFTLYVSQVVLDEVARGDTEIALKRLQILNGLPLVELNQAVKNLSAQFLARSNLPPNASDDAVHIAAATVHGLDYLLTWNCKHIANAQIQRKLAAISLDFGYELPIICTPYELLGD; encoded by the coding sequence ATGAGCGAAACTGTCTACTTAGAAACCAGTATTTTAGGATACCTTACGGCAAGAGCGACTAGAAACCTGATATTGGCAGCGAACATAGAAGTCACGAAAGAGTGGTGGGAATCTCGTAGAAGCTCATTTACACTCTACGTTTCACAAGTTGTTTTGGATGAAGTGGCACGAGGAGACACCGAAATTGCATTGAAACGTTTACAAATCCTCAACGGGTTGCCGTTAGTTGAACTCAATCAGGCTGTAAAAAATTTGTCAGCACAGTTTCTTGCACGCAGTAATCTTCCTCCCAACGCTTCCGACGATGCGGTTCACATCGCCGCAGCAACTGTTCACGGATTAGATTACTTGCTAACGTGGAACTGTAAGCATATTGCAAACGCTCAAATTCAAAGAAAGCTTGCAGCAATCAGCCTTGATTTTGGATACGAGTTACCAATAATTTGCACCCCTTACGAATTATTAGGAGATTAA
- a CDS encoding N-acetylmuramoyl-L-alanine amidase yields MRFRVKTTGVVLGILALVGLMLGLVLGRADFLQDQKVTSNPKPAVSNQYVDFQPEESIKASDTKATIPSEDLESQPKETEITPTPQASVPKADSRIKQLITAPTPKAKTAIASQASDPRLKAQKTQKNNAPKTPSYSVKTTPAFAAYKPGYEIAWANSSNYGDRFATDVNGTPVNNQPIIVLHETAAPASSAINFFKNSHEDENVQASYHTMIKLDGTVVYLVPPDKRAFGAGNSVFDGSQGQETVKTNPDLPPSVNNFAYHVGLETPPSGVGTKETTHTGYTEEQYNSLAWLIAQSNVPDERITTHRAVDRSGQRIDPRSFDFDKFWNLLHSFRVISPVKISQSSRRSPLALTDRL; encoded by the coding sequence ATGAGATTTAGGGTAAAAACAACTGGTGTCGTACTCGGTATTCTGGCGCTTGTCGGTTTGATGTTGGGGTTGGTTCTTGGAAGAGCAGATTTTCTCCAAGACCAAAAAGTCACATCCAATCCAAAACCCGCCGTTTCCAATCAATATGTAGATTTCCAACCTGAGGAAAGCATAAAAGCATCAGATACAAAGGCTACTATTCCTAGTGAAGATTTAGAATCTCAACCGAAGGAAACTGAAATCACACCAACTCCACAGGCGAGTGTACCTAAAGCAGATTCTCGAATCAAACAGTTAATAACAGCACCAACTCCAAAGGCAAAGACGGCGATCGCCAGTCAAGCTTCAGATCCCCGCCTGAAAGCTCAGAAAACTCAAAAGAATAACGCTCCAAAGACTCCGAGTTATTCAGTAAAAACGACTCCAGCTTTTGCAGCTTACAAACCCGGATATGAAATTGCTTGGGCGAACTCGAGCAATTATGGCGATCGCTTTGCAACAGACGTGAATGGCACACCTGTTAACAATCAACCAATTATAGTGCTTCATGAAACTGCTGCTCCTGCATCCAGTGCCATTAACTTTTTTAAAAATTCCCACGAAGATGAGAATGTCCAAGCTAGTTACCACACTATGATTAAGCTAGATGGCACTGTGGTTTACTTGGTTCCGCCGGATAAAAGAGCTTTTGGTGCAGGTAATTCCGTTTTTGATGGTTCTCAAGGACAGGAGACGGTAAAGACTAACCCGGATTTGCCTCCATCTGTAAATAACTTTGCCTATCACGTTGGTTTAGAAACTCCGCCTTCTGGAGTAGGAACTAAAGAAACAACTCACACCGGTTACACAGAAGAGCAGTATAACTCTCTTGCCTGGTTGATTGCTCAAAGTAATGTCCCGGATGAGAGAATTACGACTCACAGGGCTGTCGATCGTTCCGGTCAAAGAATTGACCCAAGAAGTTTTGATTTTGATAAGTTTTGGAATTTATTGCATTCTTTTCGGGTGATTAGTCCAGTTAAGATTAGTCAGAGTAGTAGAAGATCGCCTCTGGCACTCACAGATCGCCTTTGA